A window of Streptomyces broussonetiae genomic DNA:
GCGCAGGCGGCGGCGGTCCTTGGGGCTGGCGAGGTAGCCGTACTCGATACGCGGGGGCGTCGCGGGATCCGCGGACCTCAGGGACAGGCGGCCGGTCCTTCCAGGTGACTGGACCGAGACAAGGAAGGGCAAAGGCGCGCCGGGCACGGTCGTCGTGCCGCCGACGAGTCCTGCCAGGGGGACCAGCGACTGCAGGATCTCCAGGTCACCCGGATGGGTTCCGTCCGAGGAGGACAGGTGCAGGCAGCCGCCCAGCCAGGAGCCGTGCGGCGCGCCCAGTTCCCGCCGTGGGGACCACTCCAGGACGAGCTGAGGGTGGTCGCTGAAGCGGGTGCCGACCGCCGGGGCATCCACGGCGACGGGGATGCCGAGCCGCTCCAGGTCGGCTCGCGGGCCGATGCCGGACAGCTGGAGCAGTTGCGGAGTGACGAGGGAGCCGGCGCACAGGACGATCTCGCCGCCACAGAAGACGGTCTCTTGCCCGTTTTGGCGTACGGCGACTCCCGTGGCGCGACCGTTGCGGATGACGATCCTGCTGACGGGGCAGTCGCCGAGCGCGGTGAGATTCGGGCGCCCCAGCGCCGACAGCGCATAGGTGAGGCCGGTGTTGAGCCGCACACCGTCGACGGCGTTGCACGGGACGGGGCCGAAGCCCGGCGGCGCCTGGTCGTTCTTGTCGGGTTCGAGCGGGTGGCCGAGGTGGTCCGCCGCGTCGCGGAAGGCAACTGCGGCAGGGTGGGCGAGGGATGCGCGGCGTACCAGCACCGGTCCACAGCCGCCGTGCAGGTCGTCGGCGCCGTGGTCGAGGTCCGTCTCCAGGGCGCGCAGCCAAGGGAGCATCCGGTCGTACGTCCAGGCCGGGTTGCCCGCTGCCGCCCAGCGGTCGAAGTCTGCGCGCCGGGCGCGGACGAAATAGCCGCCGTTGACGGTGGTCGAGCCACCGAGGTGGCGCCCGCGGACCACCGTGTAGGGCCGCTCGGGCGTGAGGTGCGCGGCGTACCGCTGGACGGCCCGGTGGTCCGGCTGGGCTCCGGGAATCAGCCGCGCGTCGAGCAGCTCGAGCGCGAAATCGCGGAGACGGCGCGGAAACGGCCCTGCTTCGACGAGGAGTACGGTGCGTCCGGCGTCCTCGCTCAAGCGGGCCGCCAGCGCGGCACCGGAAGCCCCTGCTCCGACCACGATCACATCCGCGGACGTCCGGTCCGTGGTCTCAGCCACCAGTACGTCCCGACGGAGGCGTGACGCCATCGGCGGAGAGCCACCACAGTCTCGGACGGAGCGGCTCGGTGGTGCGCTCCCGGATGCAGCCCTTCCAGACACCGAGGCTGTAGGCCAGGTCGTCGGCGAGGCGGGTGACCGTCCAGGGCAGGACCGGAAGTCCGGGGCGGCTCCGTCGGTGTTCCAGGAGCGGGGGCAGAAGGGCGGCTGCGGCCAGCGGGAGCCTCAGCCGGGGTACGGCTGCGGCCAGCGGCAGGGCCAGTGGCCACCAGGTGCGCGTCACGGCACGGCCGAGTTGTTCGCCTGCCAGCAACGTGCCGCCTCCGCTCAGCCGGGCCGCGGTGGCCCACGGTCGATCCGACCAGGCCGCGAGTCTGCGCGCCAGCAGTCCGGTCGTTCCCGCCGTGACCAGGGCACCTGCGAGCGGCCGTCGTGCCAGGGCGAGTCCCCAGGCGAGCGCGCTCCAGCCGGCCATCGACGTGGCCGGGAGCGTGCCCGGGTGCCGGGCGGCCAGCGGTGCGGCGGAGGTGCCGTACTGGATGCGCTGGGCCAGCCACTGGTGCGGACGCGTCCGGTGCCGGTGGGCCACGGTGGCGGAGGGGTCGTAGCGGACGTGGTGACCGTCGGCCGCGAGCCGCCACACCAGGTCAACGTCCTCCCCGACGCGCATCGTCTCGTCGAAGCCCCGGCCCACGGCGGTGCGCCGCACCACCAACGCGGCGCTGGGCACATAGGGCACGTGCGAGCCGGGTCGTACGAGTGACTCCCTGGGCCCCATGTCCAAGGCCGAGCGCGCACATTCGTAGGCCGCGAGGAAGCCACGTCCCGCTCCCTCTGCCACGATGCGCGGCGCCACCGCGGCCACGGCGGGGTCCGCGAAGTGCGGCAGCAAGGCGTCGGCCCATGCGCGGGTCGGCAGGCAGTCGGAATCCACGAAGGCCACCAATTCGGTGGTGGCGTGGGCGAGTCCGGTGTTCCGCGCGGCCGCCGGGCCCCCGTTCACAGGGCGACGGACCAGCCTGGCGCCGGCCGCCCGCACGACGTCCGCAACCGCGCCGGGGTCGGCCGAGGCGTCGTCCACGACGATCACCTCCGGTCCGCCGCTCAGGCCGGCCAGACAGCGGGCGAGGTGCCCGGCCCGGTCCCGGACCGGTACCACGACCGTCACGGACGGGCGCGGTGCCTCGGACGGCGGTACGGGGTGCATCATGCCTGCCTGGACCAATCGACGGGCCAGCAGTCCGGTCGCTCGCCCTTCCCCGACCGGCTTCCCGTCGAGCCACGCGCTCACGACTGGCACGGCGCGCGCCGTCAGCCGCATCAGCCGGTACGGGGAGCCTCCCAACAGGACCCGCCCGTCCCGCAGCAGACGCAGTCCGGGGTCGGGGCGCAGCCGGAAGACCGCGGGGAGTGGGGGAACGTCGATCACCAGGTGTCCTCGAACATCGAAAGGCCGGGCGACCAGCCTTCACCCGCTCGTCTCGACGCGTCGATCCCCCAGGTGGGCAGCAAGTGCGGCGCACCGACCCGCTCACGGCACCGGGGATACCTACCGTCACCCTGCGCCGCGACACCGGCCGCGCCGTGGACAACGAAGGGAACCTCCATGACCGACAACTCACAGACCTCGACCGCTGACCGTCTCCCCGCCGAGGACGACCAACTGATCGAGGAGGACCTGCTTGTCGAGGACGTGTCGATCGACGGCATGTGCGGCGTGTACTGAGGCGGGGACACCATGCCCACGCACAGGAACGGGTCCGAGCGGTTCGACCTGGAGGCGGCCTGGGCCGTGCACCCCCAGGTCGCCGTTCGTCCGGAGCCCTTCGGGGCGCTGCTCTACCACTTCGGCACCCGGCAACTGTCCTTCCTCAAGGACCGCCGGCTGCTCACCGTCGTACAGGAACTGGCCCACCGCCCGAGTGCGGCGGAAGCCTGCCGGGTGGCAGGCGTCGACCCCGCCGAGTCGGGGCGCTACCGCGACGCGCTGGCGCAGCTTGCGAAGTCCCGGATGATCACCGAGCGCACCGGTCCGCCGAGCCGCGGTGACGCTCATCTGCAAGGAGAGGACGCGCGATGACCGTGCCTTCCGTAGCACCGCCGAGCCCGGCCCGGACGGGCCGCCTCGTGGACCATTTTCAGCACGGCCTCGAAGCGCCGATCTGTCTGACCTGGGAGCTCACCTACGCCTGCAACCTGGCCTGCGTGCACTGCCTGTCCAGCTCCGGTCGGCGCGACCCGCGCGAGCTGACCACCGACGAGTGCAAGATGGTCATCGACGAGCTGGAGCGCATGCAGGTCTTCTATGTCAACATCGGCGGCGGCGAGCCGACCGTGCGCCCGGACTTCTGGGAACTGGTCGACTACGCCACCGCCCACCAGGTGGGCGTCAAGTTCTCCACCAACGGCGTCAGGATCACCCCGGACGCCGCGCGGCGGCTGGCTGCCAGTGACTATGTGGACGTCCAGTTGTCCCTGGACGGGGCGACGGCCGAGGTCAACGACGCCGTACGGGGCGAGGGTTCGTACGCGACGGTGCTGCAGGCCATGGAGAACCTTGCCGCGGCGGGCTTCGCCGGGTTCAAGATCTCGGTCGTGGCCACCCGCCACAACATCGGGCAACTGGACGCGTTCAAGGCACTCGCCGACCGGTACGGGGCACAGTTGCGGCTGACGCGGCTGCGGCCCTCCGGCCGGGGCGCCGACGTGTGGGACGAACTGCACCCCGCAGCAGCGCAGCAACGGCAGCTCTACGACTGGTTGGTCGAGCACGGCGACGAGGTGCTCACCGGGGACTCGTTCTTCCATCTCTCCGCCTACGGCGAGGCGTTGCCCGGGCTGAACCTGTGCGGCGCCGGGCGGGTGGTGTGCCTGATCGACCCGGTCGGTGAGGTGTACGCCTGCCCGTTCGCCATCCACGACGCCTTCCGCGCCGGAAACGTCCGCGACGAGGGCGGGTTCACCCGGGTATGGCGCTCCTCGTCGCTCTTCCAGGAGCTGCGGCAGCCTCAGACGGGTGGCGCCTGCACGAAGTGTTCCGCCTTCGACGCCTGCCGTGGTGGGTGCATGGCCGCCAAGTTCTTCACAGGACTACCGCTCGACGGCCCCGATCCGGAATGCGTCCAGGGACACGCGGAGGCGGCGCTGGCCGGCGACCGGTCGTCCGCTCCCCGGCCCAGCGAGGACCACTCCCACCGGGGGCCGGTGCGCGGGCAGCCCGTCCTTCTCGGCCTGCCGGTTCGGCGGGAGAGCCGGCCCACGCGCATGTGCGACGAAAGTCCTCTGGCCTGACCGAAAGGCCGCTCGGTCCACGAAAGAAAGGGGCGTCATGCCCAACGCATGGTTCGAAACCGTCGCCGAGGCGCAGCGTCGAGCAAAGCGACGACTGCCGGCATCCGTCTACGGCGCCCTGCTCGCCGGTTCCGAGCGCGGCACGACCTACCAGGACAACATGGCCGCCTTCGCCGAGGCCGGCTTCGCGCCGCACGTCGCGGATCTGCCGGCCAAGCGTGACCAGGCCACGACCGTCCTGGGCCAGTCGATCTCCCTTCCGGTGATCATCTCCCCGACCGGAGTGCAGGCCGTGCACCCCAATGGGGAGGTGGCCGTGGCCCGCGCCGCGGCAGCCCGAGGCACGGCGATGGGACTGAGCTCCTTTGCCAGCAAGCCCGTCGAGGAGGTCGTCGCGGCCAATCCGCAGACGTTCTTCCAGATGTACTGGATGGGCGGCAAGGACTCCATGATCGCCCAGGTGGAGCGTGCCCGGGAGGCCGGCGCCAAGGGCCTGATCGTGACCCTGGACTGGTCGTTCTCGCACGGCCGGGACTGGGGCAGCCCCCACATCCCCGAGCGCCTCGACCTCAAGGCAATGGCGCGCTTCGCGCCGGAGGGAATCACCCACCCGCGCTGGCTGCTCGCGTTCGCCCGGACCCGGCGGCTGCCCGACCTGACCACCCCGAACGTCGCCGCCGTCGGCGAGCAGGCCCCGACGTTCTTCGGCGCCTACGGCGAATGGATGCAGACACCCCCTCCCACCTGGGACGACGTGCGGTGGATGCGCGAGCAGTGGGGCGGCCCGTTCCTCGTCAAGGGCATCATCCGCGTCGACGACGCCAAGCGCGCCGTGGACGCCGGCGCCCAGGCCGTCTCGGTCTCCAACCACGGCGGCAACAACCTTGACAGCACCCCTGCGACCATCCGTGCCCTGCCCGCCATCGCCGACGCCGTGGGCGGCCAAATCGAAGTACTCCTCGACGGCGGAGTGCGTCGGGGCAGCGACGTGGTCAAGGCCCTGGCACTCGGCGCTCGCGCCGTGATGATCGGGCGGGCGTACCTGTGGGGCCTGGCCGCGGGTGGCCAGGCCGGCGTGGAGAACGTGCTCGACATCCTGCGCGGCGGCATCGACTCCGCGCTCCTCGGACTCGGGCGCTCCTCCATCCACGACCTCACACCCGACGACGTGGTGCTCCCCGACGGCTTCGCCCGCGTCCTCGGGGCACCGCGCCCGGCCCAGGCCCCCTGATGACCACGCTGGCCTCCCTGACCTGGACCGACGTAGCAGATCTGGCGGGGCGGGGGACCGTCCTCGCCGTGCCGGTCGGCGCCACGGAGCAGCACGGGCCGCACCTACCGATGTCCACGGACACCGACATCGCCGTCGCCCTGACCGACCG
This region includes:
- the mftG gene encoding mycofactocin dehydrogenase MftG produces the protein MAETTDRTSADVIVVGAGASGAALAARLSEDAGRTVLLVEAGPFPRRLRDFALELLDARLIPGAQPDHRAVQRYAAHLTPERPYTVVRGRHLGGSTTVNGGYFVRARRADFDRWAAAGNPAWTYDRMLPWLRALETDLDHGADDLHGGCGPVLVRRASLAHPAAVAFRDAADHLGHPLEPDKNDQAPPGFGPVPCNAVDGVRLNTGLTYALSALGRPNLTALGDCPVSRIVIRNGRATGVAVRQNGQETVFCGGEIVLCAGSLVTPQLLQLSGIGPRADLERLGIPVAVDAPAVGTRFSDHPQLVLEWSPRRELGAPHGSWLGGCLHLSSSDGTHPGDLEILQSLVPLAGLVGGTTTVPGAPLPFLVSVQSPGRTGRLSLRSADPATPPRIEYGYLASPKDRRRLREAVRATAELITTPAFDEISHGLLQPGPDVLNCDHALDGWINRNIGTAHHTCGTAPMGPDTANAVVDQYGRVHGVHGLRVADTSILPTAPLRGPAATAVLIGEVIAHAMRAELP
- the mftB gene encoding mycofactocin biosynthesis chaperone MftB (MftB, a small protein, is a peptide chaperone that assists the radical SAM enzyme MftC in performing two modifications to the C-terminal Val-Tyr dipeptide of the mycofactocin precursor peptide, MftA. MftB's role is analogous to the role of PqqD in the biosynthesis of PQQ, a cofactor that derives entirely from a Tyr and a Glu in the precursor PqqA.) — translated: MPTHRNGSERFDLEAAWAVHPQVAVRPEPFGALLYHFGTRQLSFLKDRRLLTVVQELAHRPSAAEACRVAGVDPAESGRYRDALAQLAKSRMITERTGPPSRGDAHLQGEDAR
- the mftF gene encoding mycofactocin biosynthesis glycosyltransferase MftF (Members of this protein family, MftF, are glycosyltransferases, members of PF00535 (glycosyl transferase family 2). The encoding gene is found as part of the mycofactocin cassette, in Mycobacterium tuberculosis, many other Actinobacteria, and occasional members of other lineages. Mycofactocin itself, a putative redox carrier, is a heavily modified derivative of the C-terminal Val-Tyr dipeptide of the mycofactocin precursor MftA (TIGR03969).), which gives rise to MIDVPPLPAVFRLRPDPGLRLLRDGRVLLGGSPYRLMRLTARAVPVVSAWLDGKPVGEGRATGLLARRLVQAGMMHPVPPSEAPRPSVTVVVPVRDRAGHLARCLAGLSGGPEVIVVDDASADPGAVADVVRAAGARLVRRPVNGGPAAARNTGLAHATTELVAFVDSDCLPTRAWADALLPHFADPAVAAVAPRIVAEGAGRGFLAAYECARSALDMGPRESLVRPGSHVPYVPSAALVVRRTAVGRGFDETMRVGEDVDLVWRLAADGHHVRYDPSATVAHRHRTRPHQWLAQRIQYGTSAAPLAARHPGTLPATSMAGWSALAWGLALARRPLAGALVTAGTTGLLARRLAAWSDRPWATAARLSGGGTLLAGEQLGRAVTRTWWPLALPLAAAVPRLRLPLAAAALLPPLLEHRRSRPGLPVLPWTVTRLADDLAYSLGVWKGCIRERTTEPLRPRLWWLSADGVTPPSGRTGG
- the mftC gene encoding mycofactocin radical SAM maturase (MftC is a radical SAM/SPASM enzyme that catalyzes the first two steps in biosynthesis of the electron carrier mycofactocin from the terminal Val-Tyr dipeptide of the precursor peptide MftA.); its protein translation is MTVPSVAPPSPARTGRLVDHFQHGLEAPICLTWELTYACNLACVHCLSSSGRRDPRELTTDECKMVIDELERMQVFYVNIGGGEPTVRPDFWELVDYATAHQVGVKFSTNGVRITPDAARRLAASDYVDVQLSLDGATAEVNDAVRGEGSYATVLQAMENLAAAGFAGFKISVVATRHNIGQLDAFKALADRYGAQLRLTRLRPSGRGADVWDELHPAAAQQRQLYDWLVEHGDEVLTGDSFFHLSAYGEALPGLNLCGAGRVVCLIDPVGEVYACPFAIHDAFRAGNVRDEGGFTRVWRSSSLFQELRQPQTGGACTKCSAFDACRGGCMAAKFFTGLPLDGPDPECVQGHAEAALAGDRSSAPRPSEDHSHRGPVRGQPVLLGLPVRRESRPTRMCDESPLA
- the mftD gene encoding pre-mycofactocin synthase MftD (MftD, an enzyme found in the mycofactocin biosynthesis locus, performs an oxidative deamination of 3-amino-5-[(p-hydroxyphenyl)methyl]-4,4-dimethyl-2-pyrrolidinone (AHDP). The resulting compound, now called pre-mycofactocin (PMFT), is a biologically active redox cofactor that can oxidize the non-exchangeable NADH of TIGR03971 family SDR-type oxidoreductases.) yields the protein MPNAWFETVAEAQRRAKRRLPASVYGALLAGSERGTTYQDNMAAFAEAGFAPHVADLPAKRDQATTVLGQSISLPVIISPTGVQAVHPNGEVAVARAAAARGTAMGLSSFASKPVEEVVAANPQTFFQMYWMGGKDSMIAQVERAREAGAKGLIVTLDWSFSHGRDWGSPHIPERLDLKAMARFAPEGITHPRWLLAFARTRRLPDLTTPNVAAVGEQAPTFFGAYGEWMQTPPPTWDDVRWMREQWGGPFLVKGIIRVDDAKRAVDAGAQAVSVSNHGGNNLDSTPATIRALPAIADAVGGQIEVLLDGGVRRGSDVVKALALGARAVMIGRAYLWGLAAGGQAGVENVLDILRGGIDSALLGLGRSSIHDLTPDDVVLPDGFARVLGAPRPAQAP
- the mftA gene encoding mycofactocin precursor MftA (Mycofactocin is a small molecule electron carrier derived from the final two amino acids, Val-Tyr, of MftA, the mycofactocin precursor. It plays a role in redox homeostasis and the metabolism of alcohols and aldehydes in Actinobacteria, including Mycobacterium tuberculosis.), which codes for MTDNSQTSTADRLPAEDDQLIEEDLLVEDVSIDGMCGVY